A part of Anser cygnoides isolate HZ-2024a breed goose chromosome 15, Taihu_goose_T2T_genome, whole genome shotgun sequence genomic DNA contains:
- the BAIAP2L1 gene encoding BAR/IMD domain-containing adapter protein 2-like 1, whose amino-acid sequence MSRDPEEVNRLTESTYKNVMEQFNPGLRNLINLGKNYEKAVNAMVVAGRAYYDSLAKIGDISADSPVSKELGQVLTEISRTHKKLNDSLEESFKKFHKEIISELEKKTDLDVKYMTATLKRYQNEHRSKLDSLEKSQAELKKIRRKSQGARNVMKYEHKEMEYLETVNSRQTDIQRFIAEGCREALLEEKRRFCFLVDKHCSFTQHMHFYHVQCAEFLNSKLPGWQEICSDATKVPEKVKMMIDEIRTPGSTPISGTPQPSPMIERNTMIGNDSYTHYENASKVPPAPTGRAYISPLVDMFNNPATVPKTSSERLNSAENSEDASLSRSTSVATGLNIMKRQKVKTIFPHTAGSNKTLLSFAQGDIIVLLVAEEKDGWLYGEHESTKAKGWFPSSYTRPLEEPAEEKAFVPVPSPAPIRSISSVNLAEKAGVVLPPPDYLGSSQTGSSSDKRMESSKGTTVKTPTDRPENVGQKPDMNGIVKPPFLSGENPFATVKLRPTVTNDRSAPIIR is encoded by the exons AATGTTATGGAACAGTTCAATCCGGGACTGCGGAATTTAATAAATCTGGGGAAGAATTATGAAAAAGCTGTTAATG CTATGGTAGTGGCTGGAAGAGCATATTATGATAGTCTTGCAAAGATTGGTGATATATCAGCTGATTCTCCTGTTTCTAAAGAATTAg GCCAAGTTCTCACAGAAATTTCAAGAACACACAAGAAACTTAATGACAGTCTAGAGGAAAGT tTCAAAAAATTTCATAAAGAAATTATATCTGaactggagaagaaaacagaccTGGATGTAAAATATATGACT GCAACTTTAAAGAGGTACCAAAACGAACACAGAAGCAAATTAGATTCTCTAGAGAAGTCTCAGGctgagctgaaaaaaatcagaaggaaaagccAAGGAGCACgaaatgtaatgaaatatgAGCATAAAGAAATGGAG TATTTGGAAACCGTGAACTCTCGACAGACTGATATTCAGAGGTTTATTGCAGAAGGCTGTAGAGAAGCTctacttgaagaaaaaagaagattcTGTTTTCTGGTTGACAAGCACTGCAGTTTTACCCAGCACATGCACTTCTATCATGTTCAG TGTGCAGAATTCCTCAACTCCAAGCTGCCTGGGTGGCAGGAAATTTGTAGTGACGCTACCAAAGTGCCTGAAAAAGTCAAAATGATGATAGACGAAATAAGGACACCTGGTTCCACTCCAATATCAGGAACACCACAGCCTTCACCAATGATAGAGAGAAATACCATG ATTGGAAATGATTCTTATACTCATTATGAAAATGCATCAAAGGTGCCCCCTGCTCCTACAGGTAGGGCATACATTAGTCCACTGGTTGATATGTTTAACAATCCTGCAACGGTTCCAAAGACATCTTCCGAAAGACTAAATTCAGCAG aGAATTCAGAAGATGCCAGTTTATCACGTTCAACTTCTGTTGCCACAGGGTTGAATATAATGAAGAGGCAAAAAGTGAAGACAATCTTCCCACATACTGCTGGAAGTAACAAGACATTACTTAGCTTTGCACAGGGGGATATCATCGTACTTCTTGTAGCTGAAGAAAAGGATGGCTGGCTTTATGGGGAACATGAGTCAACTAAAGC AAAAGGATGGTTTCCATCATCGTATACTAGACCACTGGAAGaaccagcagaagaaaaagcatttgtcCCAGTGCCAAG CCCTGCACCAATTAGAAGTATTAGTTCTGTGAATCTTGCAGAAAAAGCTGGTGTTGTCCTCCCACCACCAGACTATCTGGGGTCTTCGCAAACAGGTTCATCGTCAGATAAGAGAATGGAGTCTTCCAAAGGTACTACTGTTAAAACACCAACCGACAGACCAGAAAACGTGGGTCAG aaaccTGATATGAATGGCATTGTAAAACCACCCTTTCTAAG tgggGAAAATCCATTTGCAACTGTGAAACTCAGACCAACAGTAACAAACGACAGATCAGCACCAATTATTCGAtga